A window of Bacteroidales bacterium contains these coding sequences:
- the gldA gene encoding gliding motility-associated ABC transporter ATP-binding subunit GldA has translation MSIEVRKVIKLYGRQRALDDVSFEIKPGEIVGLLGPNGAGKSTLMKIITCFIPPTEGEVSVCGHDIFEESLQVREKVGYLPEHNPLYLEMYVREYLEFIAGIHKIKGNIKERVAEMIELTGLALEQKKKIGALSKGYRQRVGLAQALIHDPEVLILDEPTSGLDPNQIHEIRNLIRSIGTKKTIMLSTHIMQEVEAICDRAIIIHKGKIVADDATRNLAGTVRNKNRITVEFSGKITKEDLKHLSGISSLDQLNPNTWVIETEASRDIREDLFKLAVNKDSGILSLNKEELRLEEVFQILTQN, from the coding sequence ATGTCAATTGAAGTCAGGAAAGTCATCAAGCTATATGGCAGGCAGCGTGCGCTGGATGATGTGAGTTTTGAAATAAAACCGGGCGAAATTGTCGGCTTGCTTGGTCCAAACGGTGCCGGCAAGTCTACGTTGATGAAGATCATCACCTGTTTCATCCCTCCTACAGAAGGTGAAGTCAGTGTGTGTGGCCATGATATTTTTGAAGAATCTCTTCAGGTCAGGGAAAAAGTTGGTTATCTTCCCGAACACAACCCGCTATACCTGGAAATGTATGTAAGGGAATACCTGGAATTTATCGCAGGGATCCATAAAATCAAAGGAAATATCAAGGAAAGGGTTGCAGAAATGATTGAACTGACAGGCCTGGCTCTGGAGCAGAAAAAAAAGATCGGCGCACTTTCCAAAGGTTACCGGCAGCGTGTCGGGTTGGCCCAGGCACTCATCCATGACCCTGAGGTCCTCATCCTGGATGAACCGACCTCTGGGCTTGATCCCAACCAGATCCATGAGATCAGGAATTTGATCAGGTCAATAGGCACAAAGAAAACAATTATGCTTTCCACGCATATTATGCAGGAAGTGGAAGCCATTTGCGACCGCGCCATCATCATTCACAAAGGCAAAATCGTTGCAGATGATGCAACCAGGAACCTGGCCGGCACCGTCCGGAATAAAAACCGGATCACGGTGGAATTCAGCGGAAAGATTACAAAAGAGGATTTAAAACATCTTTCTGGAATTTCATCGCTGGATCAGTTAAATCCAAACACCTGGGTCATAGAAACCGAGGCTTCCCGGGATATCCGTGAAGATCTGTTCAAACTTGCCGTAAACAAGGATTCAGGCATTCTTTCATTGAATAAGGAAGAACTCAGGCTGGAGGAGGTCTTTCAAATCCTGACCCAAAACTGA
- the metK gene encoding methionine adenosyltransferase, whose amino-acid sequence MSYLFTSESVSEGHPDKVADQISDALLDEFLRWDPESKVACETLVTTGLVVTAGEVRTKGYVSIDDVVRATIRKIGYTKAEYRFDADSCAVISAIHGQSDDIARGVDKNKDKFKQGAGDQGMMFGFASNEMDNFMPMPVEVAHVLLQELAAIRKEGKLMPYLRPDAKSQVTVEYDDLHQPVRIDTIVVSTQHDEFDSDEKMQEKIKTDIKTILIPRILKQLPDRIAKLFNEHYRLLVNPTGKFVIGGPHGDTGLTGRKIIVDTYGGRCAHGGGAFSGKDASKVDRSAAYAARYIAKNLVAAGVADEVLVQVAYAIGVAEPVGFLVNTSGTAKVRNQHGKILTDKEISTIAYTLFDLRPYAIISKFGLQNPVFEPACTYGHFGRDHYEKEVEVYFEDKDTVQREIKGKVKYFKTVSFFAWEKLDAVDKIRKSFGI is encoded by the coding sequence ATGAGCTATTTATTTACTTCGGAATCTGTATCAGAAGGACATCCCGATAAGGTGGCTGATCAGATTTCAGACGCCCTCCTCGATGAATTTCTCCGCTGGGACCCGGAATCCAAAGTTGCCTGCGAAACGCTCGTGACAACAGGTTTGGTCGTTACCGCGGGTGAAGTGCGGACAAAGGGATATGTCAGTATTGATGATGTTGTAAGGGCAACAATCCGCAAGATAGGTTATACCAAGGCTGAATACCGGTTCGATGCCGATTCATGTGCGGTTATTTCGGCCATACACGGGCAGTCTGACGATATTGCCCGCGGTGTCGATAAAAATAAAGATAAATTCAAACAGGGCGCCGGTGACCAGGGAATGATGTTCGGTTTTGCCAGCAATGAAATGGATAATTTTATGCCCATGCCGGTCGAAGTGGCCCATGTCCTGCTGCAGGAACTCGCTGCTATCCGCAAAGAAGGCAAACTGATGCCATACCTGCGGCCGGATGCCAAATCACAGGTAACCGTCGAATATGACGATCTGCACCAGCCTGTCAGGATTGATACCATTGTGGTTTCTACTCAGCATGATGAATTTGATTCAGATGAGAAGATGCAGGAAAAGATCAAGACTGACATTAAAACTATATTGATCCCCCGCATTCTCAAACAGCTCCCGGACAGGATTGCAAAACTGTTCAATGAGCATTACCGCCTTTTGGTCAACCCGACCGGCAAGTTTGTGATCGGAGGCCCGCATGGGGATACCGGCCTGACCGGCAGGAAAATCATCGTTGATACATATGGTGGTCGCTGTGCACACGGAGGCGGCGCTTTCTCCGGAAAAGATGCTTCAAAGGTTGACCGTTCGGCAGCTTATGCAGCCAGGTATATCGCGAAAAACCTTGTCGCAGCCGGAGTAGCCGATGAAGTCCTGGTGCAGGTTGCTTATGCCATCGGCGTTGCTGAACCTGTCGGATTTTTAGTTAACACCAGCGGAACGGCCAAAGTAAGGAATCAACACGGTAAGATATTGACTGACAAGGAGATTTCCACAATTGCTTATACATTGTTTGACCTGCGTCCTTATGCAATCATCAGCAAATTTGGCCTTCAAAACCCGGTTTTTGAACCTGCTTGCACTTATGGCCACTTTGGAAGGGACCATTATGAGAAAGAAGTTGAAGTTTATTTTGAAGACAAAGACACCGTTCAGCGTGAAATTAAAGGAAAAGTAAAATATTTTAAAACGGTAAGTTTCTTCGCCTGGGAAAAGCTGGATGCTGTGGACAAAATCCGGAAATCATTCGGGATATAA
- a CDS encoding DUF4159 domain-containing protein translates to MPYRFSLLVIAIFMLPSGIYSQKGVQIALLKYNGGGDWYANPTSLTNLIKFCNENLKTNLVADYATVEAESPELFNYPFIHMTGHGNVYFNDQEAQNIRNYLIAGGFLHIDDNYGLNPFVRPQMKKVFPELDFIELPFDHPVYHQEYEFPNGLPKIHEHDNKPPQGFGLIYEGRLVCFYSYESDLGDGWEDQDVHHDSNATRLKALQMGANLVSYVFMK, encoded by the coding sequence ATGCCATATCGTTTTTCTTTACTGGTTATTGCAATTTTCATGCTTCCTTCCGGCATTTATTCCCAAAAAGGAGTTCAGATTGCATTATTGAAATATAACGGAGGCGGCGACTGGTACGCCAATCCCACTTCTCTCACTAACCTGATCAAATTCTGTAACGAAAACCTGAAGACAAATCTTGTCGCGGATTACGCAACTGTTGAAGCGGAAAGCCCTGAACTTTTCAATTATCCGTTTATCCATATGACGGGGCATGGGAATGTTTATTTTAATGACCAGGAGGCTCAGAATATACGCAACTATTTAATTGCCGGAGGTTTCCTCCATATTGATGACAATTATGGCCTCAATCCCTTTGTCAGGCCGCAGATGAAAAAAGTCTTTCCGGAGCTCGATTTTATCGAGCTGCCATTCGATCATCCTGTTTATCACCAGGAATACGAATTTCCGAACGGGTTACCTAAAATCCATGAGCACGATAATAAGCCGCCCCAGGGTTTTGGATTGATCTACGAAGGCCGGCTGGTCTGCTTTTACTCGTATGAATCGGATCTCGGTGATGGATGGGAAGATCAGGATGTCCATCATGATTCGAACGCTACCCGGCTAAAGGCACTGCAGATGGGGGCGAATTTGGTTAGCTATGTGTTTATGAAGTAG
- a CDS encoding valine--tRNA ligase, whose product MHIPSKYSPREIESKWYQHWMDKRYFHSEPDEREPYTIVIPPPNVTGVLHMGHILNNTIQDILVRRARMQGKNAEWLPGTDHASIATEARVVASLKAKGIDKFDLTREEFLKYAWEWKEKHGGIILEQLKKLGASCDWERTRFTMDPDMYESVIDVFVDLYHKGLIYRGVRMVNWDPKALTALSDEEVIYKEVKSKLYYIRYFVEGNPEEWITIATTRPETILGDTAVCVNPNDPRYRNLTGKKVLVPLINRPVPVIEDEYVDMEFGTGCLKITPAHDINDYEIGRRFKLESIDIFNDNGTLSEKALLYVGEDRFVVREKITTELQGKGFMVKVEDYINKVGYSERTDEVIEPKLSLQWFMKMDVLAKPALKAVMNEEVRFHPAKIKNSYRHWMENVRDWCISRQLWWGQRIPAYYLPNGEFVVAKSADEAWQKAREELNLPQLKKEDLLQDEDVLDTWFSSWLWPISTFDGIRNPDNKDINYYYPTNDLVTAPEILFFWVARMIMAGLEYRKKVPFRNVYFTGIVRDKLGRKMSKSLGNSPDPIDLMDHYGADGVRIGMLFMSPAGNDLLFDESLCEQGRNFSNKIWNALRLVNSWTVDSELKTSGNNKTAVNWFENRLNEALEQLEDHFLKFRMSDALMTAYKLTWDEFSSWYLEMVKPEYQQPVDRETYDRTIIFFETLMKVLHPFMPFITEEIWHQLKERPDGDDIIIAPYPVSSKYKTDLLKHFDLEREVIIAIRNERVNKNISQKEKISLYVRKNHGQRPNTYFDEVVIKMGNLAELKYTEEKIEGAASFIVGSTEFFIPLEAETIDIGTEILRLEKDLEYARGFLASVMMKLGNEKFVNSAPPKVVEIEKKKKDDAESKIRVIEAQLDTLKSRT is encoded by the coding sequence ATGCACATTCCCAGTAAATACAGCCCCCGTGAGATTGAGAGCAAGTGGTATCAGCATTGGATGGACAAAAGGTACTTCCACTCTGAACCGGACGAACGTGAACCTTATACGATCGTTATCCCTCCTCCCAATGTCACGGGGGTTTTACATATGGGCCACATCCTCAATAACACTATCCAGGATATCCTGGTCAGGCGGGCCCGCATGCAGGGAAAAAATGCCGAATGGCTTCCCGGTACCGACCATGCTTCCATTGCCACGGAAGCAAGGGTTGTAGCGAGCCTGAAAGCAAAAGGCATTGATAAGTTCGACCTCACCCGTGAAGAATTCCTGAAATATGCCTGGGAATGGAAAGAAAAGCACGGCGGCATCATCCTTGAACAATTAAAAAAGCTGGGCGCTTCCTGTGATTGGGAACGTACCCGTTTTACAATGGACCCTGATATGTATGAATCTGTCATTGACGTTTTTGTTGATTTGTACCATAAAGGGTTGATCTATAGAGGTGTCAGGATGGTTAACTGGGACCCGAAAGCACTCACCGCCCTTTCAGATGAAGAAGTAATCTACAAAGAAGTCAAATCAAAGCTTTATTATATCCGCTATTTTGTCGAAGGGAATCCGGAGGAATGGATAACCATTGCTACCACACGTCCGGAGACAATCCTGGGCGATACGGCCGTTTGTGTGAACCCGAACGACCCTCGATACCGGAACCTTACGGGTAAAAAGGTGCTCGTTCCCCTCATCAACAGGCCCGTGCCGGTTATAGAAGATGAATATGTGGATATGGAATTCGGCACCGGGTGCCTGAAAATTACCCCTGCCCATGATATTAACGATTACGAAATTGGCCGGCGCTTTAAACTTGAATCTATTGACATTTTTAATGATAACGGTACACTCAGCGAAAAAGCCCTGCTATATGTGGGGGAGGACCGCTTTGTGGTGAGGGAGAAAATTACAACCGAACTCCAGGGAAAAGGATTTATGGTCAAGGTGGAAGACTATATCAACAAAGTAGGATATTCAGAGCGGACAGATGAAGTCATTGAACCAAAACTTTCCTTGCAGTGGTTCATGAAAATGGACGTCCTGGCCAAGCCCGCATTGAAGGCAGTCATGAATGAAGAGGTCAGGTTCCACCCTGCTAAAATTAAAAACTCCTACCGGCATTGGATGGAAAATGTCCGTGACTGGTGTATATCAAGGCAGTTATGGTGGGGGCAGCGGATACCCGCCTATTATCTCCCCAACGGGGAATTTGTAGTGGCAAAATCTGCGGATGAAGCCTGGCAGAAAGCAAGAGAAGAGTTAAACCTTCCGCAGTTGAAGAAGGAAGACCTGTTACAGGATGAAGATGTGCTCGACACCTGGTTTTCGTCATGGCTCTGGCCGATTTCAACCTTTGATGGTATAAGAAATCCGGATAACAAGGATATCAACTATTATTATCCGACCAATGACCTGGTGACCGCTCCCGAAATCCTATTTTTCTGGGTTGCCAGGATGATCATGGCTGGCCTGGAATACAGGAAAAAAGTACCATTCCGGAATGTTTACTTTACAGGTATTGTGCGCGATAAACTCGGCCGTAAAATGTCAAAATCTTTAGGCAATTCACCGGACCCGATCGATTTGATGGACCATTACGGCGCCGACGGCGTGCGCATTGGAATGCTGTTCATGTCGCCTGCCGGGAATGACCTGCTTTTCGATGAATCATTATGTGAACAGGGGAGGAACTTCAGCAATAAAATCTGGAATGCACTTCGCCTGGTCAATAGCTGGACGGTGGATTCTGAATTGAAAACTTCAGGAAACAATAAGACTGCTGTCAATTGGTTTGAGAACAGGCTTAACGAGGCCCTTGAGCAACTGGAAGATCATTTTTTGAAATTCCGGATGTCGGATGCCCTGATGACTGCTTATAAGCTTACCTGGGATGAATTCAGCTCCTGGTACCTCGAGATGGTCAAGCCCGAATACCAGCAGCCTGTCGACCGTGAAACCTATGACAGGACGATCATCTTTTTTGAGACACTGATGAAAGTCCTTCATCCTTTCATGCCGTTCATTACGGAAGAAATATGGCACCAGCTCAAGGAAAGGCCGGACGGTGATGACATTATAATTGCACCGTATCCCGTTTCTTCAAAATATAAGACCGATCTTTTAAAGCACTTTGACCTTGAGCGGGAAGTGATCATTGCCATCAGGAATGAACGGGTGAATAAAAATATTTCCCAAAAGGAAAAGATCTCTCTCTACGTGAGGAAAAACCATGGCCAGCGACCAAATACATATTTTGATGAAGTGGTGATTAAAATGGGTAACCTGGCAGAATTAAAATATACAGAAGAGAAAATTGAAGGTGCAGCTTCTTTTATCGTGGGCTCTACCGAATTCTTTATACCGCTTGAAGCGGAAACGATAGATATTGGAACGGAAATTTTAAGATTAGAGAAAGACCTTGAATATGCCCGCGGGTTCCTTGCATCCGTGATGATGAAACTCGGAAATGAAAAGTTTGTCAACAGCGCACCGCCGAAAGTCGTTGAAATAGAAAAGAAAAAAAAGGATGATGCTGAATCGAAGATCCGGGTGATCGAAGCACAATTAGATACTTTAAAGAGTAGAACTTAA
- a CDS encoding DUF4252 domain-containing protein has protein sequence MKKLIVLMIVAFVPAFLLAQNTPLSSLYDRYVSEPGFETTEILPGSMSFDWEKTVNNIQMKEMMQNIESIRIVKYKTDAGKADQDKLWKKMQKTAGDDQYTKVITVNAEKVQVNIFMIKGPAGNTREVAMLEKDEKGIMMVTVTGNMDFSAMFSPENLQSLREMVEYYMHNKGDCKPE, from the coding sequence AGCCTTTCTTCTGGCACAAAACACACCGCTTTCTTCATTGTATGACCGGTATGTGAGTGAACCCGGGTTTGAAACCACTGAGATACTGCCCGGTTCCATGAGCTTCGATTGGGAAAAGACCGTGAATAACATCCAGATGAAGGAGATGATGCAGAATATTGAGAGCATCAGGATTGTGAAATATAAAACCGATGCCGGAAAAGCTGACCAGGATAAACTTTGGAAGAAAATGCAGAAGACTGCCGGAGATGACCAATATACCAAAGTGATCACCGTTAATGCTGAAAAAGTACAGGTTAATATCTTTATGATAAAAGGACCGGCCGGAAATACCAGGGAAGTTGCCATGCTCGAAAAAGATGAAAAAGGTATTATGATGGTAACGGTTACAGGTAATATGGACTTTTCTGCCATGTTCAGCCCTGAAAATTTACAAAGCCTCCGTGAGATGGTGGAATATTACATGCATAACAAAGGGGACTGCAAGCCTGAATAG